The Osmerus eperlanus chromosome 15, fOsmEpe2.1, whole genome shotgun sequence genome includes a window with the following:
- the LOC134035103 gene encoding uncharacterized protein LOC134035103 isoform X27 — translation MGNCCCRQSKPCNSEEETSGLLNNATKTTVTPAESEVGACVQYNSSVKQLSEDNANNKKEGKLEVVVNVQRLQGASPRKPTVEDVTKATKNGPLHSKCSQTKSPSPRPCIDNALQTISIPTVQDRDKGDAATVTSPEKSPSDPALKECAIATEGKVSIEVQSYVPCALEEPSAVVKNDISEAAATQAEKKCLDAPCSPKAQILTENLIVQAADAGADSGAGLVHTVDAPSEEGFHGKEDVPVNDSEVTLKAYEESSVPSKGDENWVQSTSSGNISRPLSPSSGFVTDSVMKVVNSEKMVTTATNTDDTPSDLSHASHMASPAPVATGAKQSSLTDNISALPEETVAKRHSGISLKSYEEKKVTLCEQIGLTEVPSLDDLIGEEEEKVELERKEFCQTKAIAKEGESDELGLNGEMKQGLDGEDKHKVEQGLKVEVKQGLELEVKQGLEVEKKQGLVVEVKQGLEMEEKQGLEMEEKQGLEMEVEEKQGLEVVEKQGLEVEEKQGLEVEKKQGLKVEEKQGLEVEVKQGLEGKQGPSTSAKVEVLSGKQLNACAEQDIASSEEDLYRGEEELSPGVQVKLATQEPLFEITLPKVEDRCSLAAPVDILSYSKREWKGNTAKSILIRKGYAELAQRFESLRRVRGDNFCALRATLFQVLSLSTRLPAWLEDISMLPQELQSRGRLIDHWLFPVECRQGEGPEDAVQQLKRYMELLQTRWQSAVSCSSPEERQRLCERVFQGGEEELGLMEALKVLMLGRALELHASMQQGQDVPIFCWLLFARDSSDCPRSFLSNHLSQVGFSGGLEQVEMFLLGYSLQCTIQAYRLYMADTEEFVTYYPDDHKDDWPGVCLVTEDDRHYNVPVGETVGLQVP, via the exons ATGGGTAACTGTTGCTGCCGACAGTCCAAACCCTGCAATTCTGAGGAAGAAACTAGTGGTTTGTTAAACAATGCTACTAAGACCACAGTGACACCAGCAGAGTCGGAGGTGGGGGCATGTGTCCAGTACAACAGTTCTGTTAAGCAGTTGAG TGAGGACAATGCAAACAACAAGAAGGAAGGAAAGTTGGAGGTGGTAGTGAATGTTCAGAGGCTACAGGGTGCCTCGCCCCGAAAACCCACTGTGGAGGACGTTACGAAGGCTACCAAGAATGGACCTTTACATTCTAAATGTAGCCAGACTAAGTCTCCCTCTCCGCGTCCATGCATTGACAATGCACTCCAAACCATCTCCATCCCCACAGTGCAGGATCGAGACAAAGGTGACGCGGCCACTGTGACCAGCCCTGAGAAAAGTCCATCCGACCCTGCCCTTAAGGAATGTGCTATAGCTACTGAGGGAAAAGTCTCTATCGAGGTCCAGAGTTATGTTCCTTGTGCCCTGGAGGAACCTTCTGCCGTCGTGAAGAACGACATCTCAGAAGCTGCCGCAACTCAGGCTGAGAAGAAATGCCTTGATGCCCCCTGCTCCCCCAAGGCACAGATCCTAACTGAGAACCTCATCGTCCAGGCTGCAGATGCTGGTGCTGATTCAGGAGCAGGACTCGTCCATACTGTAGATGCACCCTCGGAGGAAGGTTTCCATGGCAAGGAGGACGTTCCTGTGAACGACTCTGAGGTTACTCTTAAGGCCTATGAGGAGAGCTCTGTGCCCAGCAAAGGTGATGAGAACTGGGTACAGTCAACCTCCTCTGGAAACATCTCTCGTCCACTCTCACCCTCATCTGGATTTGTCACAGA CTCTGTGATGAAAGTAGTTAACTCAGAGAAGATGGTCACCACGGCGACGAACACAGATGACACCCCGAGTGACTTGAGCCATGCCAGTCACATGGCCTCTCCTGCACCTGTGGCGACAGGAGCCAAGCAGAGCAGCCTGACTGACAACATCTCTGCTCTGCCTGAGGAGACAGTCGCCAAGAGGCACTCAGGCATTAG tctgAAGTCCTATGAGGAAAAGAAAGTGACCCTCTGTGAGCAGATTGGCTTGACCGAGGTGCCATCCCTGGATGACCTCataggggaagaggaggaaaaagtaGAGTTGGAGAGGAAGGAGTTTTGTCAGACAAAGGCCATagcgaaggagggagagagtgatgagCTTGGCCTGAATGGAGAGATGAAGCAGGGCCTGGACGGAGAGGATAAGCATAAGGTGGAGCAGGGGCTGAAGGTGGAGGTAAAGCAGGGCCTGGAATTGGAGGTAAAGCAGGgcctggaggtggagaagaagcAGGGCCTGGTGGTGGAGGTAAAGCAGggcctggagatggaggagaagcagggcctggagatggaggagaagcagggcctggagatggaggtggaggagaagcagggcctggaggtggtggagaagcagggcctggag gtggaggaaaagcagggcctggaggtggagaagaagcagggcctgaag gtggaggagaagcagggcctggaggtggaggtgaagcaGGGACTGGAGGGAAAGCAGGGCCCCAGCACGTCTGCTAAGGTCGAGGTGCTTTCTGGGAAGCAGCTGAATGCCTGTGCTGAACAGGACATCGCTAGCAG TGAGGAAGACCTTTatcgaggggaggaagagctTTCTCCAGGGGTCCAGGTCAAACTAGCAACTCAGGAGCCTCTGTTTGAAATAACAT TGCCTAAAGTGGAGGACAGGTGCAGCCTGGCTGCCCCTGTGGACATCCTGTCCTATAgcaagagagagtggaagggaaaCACAGCCAAGAGTATTCTCATTCGAAAG GGTTATGCTGAGCTGGCTCAGAGGTTTGAGAGcctgaggagggtgagaggagataACTTCTGTGCCCTGAGAGCCACGCTCTTCCAAGTGCTCTCCCTCAGCACCCGACTACCTGCCTGGCTGGAAGACATCTCCATG TTGCCTCAGGAGCTGCAGTCTCGGGGCCGTCTGATTGACCATTGGCTGTTTCCTGTAGAATGCAGGCAaggggaggggccagaggaTGCAGTGCAGCAGCTAAAACGCTACATGGAACTCCTTCAGACCAGG TGGCAGTCAGCAGTGAGCTGCTCCAGCCCGGAGGAGCGCCAGCGTCTGTGTGAACGCGTGttccagggaggggaggaggagctgggcctGATGGAGGCCCTGAAGGTCCTGATGCTGGGCAGGGCCCTGGAGCTCCATGCCAGCATGCAGCAGGGACAAGATGTTCCAATCTTCTGCTGGCTGCTGTTCGCACGCGACTCTTCAGACTGCCCTCGGAGCTTCCTCTCCAACCACCTCAGCCAGGTGGGCTTCAGCGGGGGCCTGGAGCAG GTGGAGATGTTTCTGCTAGGCTACTCTCTACAGTGTACCATACAAGCCTACAGACTGTACATGGCTGACACAGAGGAGTTTGTCACCTATTACCCCGACGACCATAAAGACGACTGGCCAGGAGTGTGCCTGGTCACCGAGGATGACCGTCACTACAACGTCCCTGTGGGAGAAACAGTAGGACTACAGGTCCCATAA
- the LOC134035103 gene encoding uncharacterized protein LOC134035103 isoform X3, whose protein sequence is MGNCCCRQSKPCNSEEETSGLLNNATKTTVTPAESEVGACVQYNSSVKQLSEDNANNKKEGKLEVVVNVQRLQGASPRKPTVEDVTKATKNGPLHSKCSQTKSPSPRPCIDNALQTISIPTVQDRDKGDAATVTSPEKSPSDPALKECAIATEGKVSIEVQSYVPCALEEPSAVVKNDISEAAATQAEKKCLDAPCSPKAQILTENLIVQAADAGADSGAGLVHTVDAPSEEGFHGKEDVPVNDSEVTLKAYEESSVPSKGDENWVQSTSSGNISRPLSPSSGFVTDSVMKVVNSEKMVTTATNTDDTPSDLSHASHMASPAPVATGAKQSSLTDNISALPEETVAKRHSGISLKSYEEKKVTLCEQIGLTEVPSLDDLIGEEEEKVELERKEFCQTKAIAKEGESDELGLNGEMKQGLDGEDKHKVEQGLKVEVKQGLELEVKQGLEVEKKQGLVVEVKQGLEMEEKQGLEMEEKQGLEMEVEEKQGLEVVEKQGLEVEEKQGLEVEKKQGLKVEVEKKQGLKVEVEEKQGLKVEEKQSLKLEVEEKQGLVVEEEIQGLLVKVEEKQGLEVEEEMQGMLVKVEEKQGLLVKVEEKQGLLVEVEEKQVMEVEENQGLEVDVEENQGLEVEEKQGLEVEVKQGLEGKQGPSTSAKVEVLSGKQLNACAEQDIASSEEDLYRGEEELSPGVQVKLATQEPLFEITLPKVEDRCSLAAPVDILSYSKREWKGNTAKSILIRKGYAELAQRFESLRRVRGDNFCALRATLFQVLSLSTRLPAWLEDISMLPQELQSRGRLIDHWLFPVECRQGEGPEDAVQQLKRYMELLQTRWQSAVSCSSPEERQRLCERVFQGGEEELGLMEALKVLMLGRALELHASMQQGQDVPIFCWLLFARDSSDCPRSFLSNHLSQVGFSGGLEQVEMFLLGYSLQCTIQAYRLYMADTEEFVTYYPDDHKDDWPGVCLVTEDDRHYNVPVGETVGLQVP, encoded by the exons ATGGGTAACTGTTGCTGCCGACAGTCCAAACCCTGCAATTCTGAGGAAGAAACTAGTGGTTTGTTAAACAATGCTACTAAGACCACAGTGACACCAGCAGAGTCGGAGGTGGGGGCATGTGTCCAGTACAACAGTTCTGTTAAGCAGTTGAG TGAGGACAATGCAAACAACAAGAAGGAAGGAAAGTTGGAGGTGGTAGTGAATGTTCAGAGGCTACAGGGTGCCTCGCCCCGAAAACCCACTGTGGAGGACGTTACGAAGGCTACCAAGAATGGACCTTTACATTCTAAATGTAGCCAGACTAAGTCTCCCTCTCCGCGTCCATGCATTGACAATGCACTCCAAACCATCTCCATCCCCACAGTGCAGGATCGAGACAAAGGTGACGCGGCCACTGTGACCAGCCCTGAGAAAAGTCCATCCGACCCTGCCCTTAAGGAATGTGCTATAGCTACTGAGGGAAAAGTCTCTATCGAGGTCCAGAGTTATGTTCCTTGTGCCCTGGAGGAACCTTCTGCCGTCGTGAAGAACGACATCTCAGAAGCTGCCGCAACTCAGGCTGAGAAGAAATGCCTTGATGCCCCCTGCTCCCCCAAGGCACAGATCCTAACTGAGAACCTCATCGTCCAGGCTGCAGATGCTGGTGCTGATTCAGGAGCAGGACTCGTCCATACTGTAGATGCACCCTCGGAGGAAGGTTTCCATGGCAAGGAGGACGTTCCTGTGAACGACTCTGAGGTTACTCTTAAGGCCTATGAGGAGAGCTCTGTGCCCAGCAAAGGTGATGAGAACTGGGTACAGTCAACCTCCTCTGGAAACATCTCTCGTCCACTCTCACCCTCATCTGGATTTGTCACAGA CTCTGTGATGAAAGTAGTTAACTCAGAGAAGATGGTCACCACGGCGACGAACACAGATGACACCCCGAGTGACTTGAGCCATGCCAGTCACATGGCCTCTCCTGCACCTGTGGCGACAGGAGCCAAGCAGAGCAGCCTGACTGACAACATCTCTGCTCTGCCTGAGGAGACAGTCGCCAAGAGGCACTCAGGCATTAG tctgAAGTCCTATGAGGAAAAGAAAGTGACCCTCTGTGAGCAGATTGGCTTGACCGAGGTGCCATCCCTGGATGACCTCataggggaagaggaggaaaaagtaGAGTTGGAGAGGAAGGAGTTTTGTCAGACAAAGGCCATagcgaaggagggagagagtgatgagCTTGGCCTGAATGGAGAGATGAAGCAGGGCCTGGACGGAGAGGATAAGCATAAGGTGGAGCAGGGGCTGAAGGTGGAGGTAAAGCAGGGCCTGGAATTGGAGGTAAAGCAGGgcctggaggtggagaagaagcAGGGCCTGGTGGTGGAGGTAAAGCAGggcctggagatggaggagaagcagggcctggagatggaggagaagcagggcctggagatggaggtggaggagaagcagggcctggaggtggtggagaagcagggcctggag gtggaggaaaagcagggcctggaggtggagaagaagcagggcctgaaggtggaggtggagaagaagcagggcctgaaggtggaggtggaggaaaagCAGGgcctgaaggtggaggagaagcagagccTGAAGTTGGAGGTGGAAGAGAAGCAGGGACtggtggtggaagaggagatACAGGGCCTGCTGGTGAAGGTCGAGGAGAAGCAGGGactggaggtggaagaggagatgcAGGGCATGCTGgtaaaggtggaggagaagcagggcctgctggtgaaggtggaggagaagcagggcctgctggtggaggtggaggagaagcaggttatggaggtggaggagaatcAGGGCCTGGAGGTGGATGTGGAGGAGAATCAGGgcttggaggtggaggagaagcagggcctggaggtggaggtgaagcaGGGACTGGAGGGAAAGCAGGGCCCCAGCACGTCTGCTAAGGTCGAGGTGCTTTCTGGGAAGCAGCTGAATGCCTGTGCTGAACAGGACATCGCTAGCAG TGAGGAAGACCTTTatcgaggggaggaagagctTTCTCCAGGGGTCCAGGTCAAACTAGCAACTCAGGAGCCTCTGTTTGAAATAACAT TGCCTAAAGTGGAGGACAGGTGCAGCCTGGCTGCCCCTGTGGACATCCTGTCCTATAgcaagagagagtggaagggaaaCACAGCCAAGAGTATTCTCATTCGAAAG GGTTATGCTGAGCTGGCTCAGAGGTTTGAGAGcctgaggagggtgagaggagataACTTCTGTGCCCTGAGAGCCACGCTCTTCCAAGTGCTCTCCCTCAGCACCCGACTACCTGCCTGGCTGGAAGACATCTCCATG TTGCCTCAGGAGCTGCAGTCTCGGGGCCGTCTGATTGACCATTGGCTGTTTCCTGTAGAATGCAGGCAaggggaggggccagaggaTGCAGTGCAGCAGCTAAAACGCTACATGGAACTCCTTCAGACCAGG TGGCAGTCAGCAGTGAGCTGCTCCAGCCCGGAGGAGCGCCAGCGTCTGTGTGAACGCGTGttccagggaggggaggaggagctgggcctGATGGAGGCCCTGAAGGTCCTGATGCTGGGCAGGGCCCTGGAGCTCCATGCCAGCATGCAGCAGGGACAAGATGTTCCAATCTTCTGCTGGCTGCTGTTCGCACGCGACTCTTCAGACTGCCCTCGGAGCTTCCTCTCCAACCACCTCAGCCAGGTGGGCTTCAGCGGGGGCCTGGAGCAG GTGGAGATGTTTCTGCTAGGCTACTCTCTACAGTGTACCATACAAGCCTACAGACTGTACATGGCTGACACAGAGGAGTTTGTCACCTATTACCCCGACGACCATAAAGACGACTGGCCAGGAGTGTGCCTGGTCACCGAGGATGACCGTCACTACAACGTCCCTGTGGGAGAAACAGTAGGACTACAGGTCCCATAA
- the LOC134035103 gene encoding uncharacterized protein LOC134035103 isoform X7, whose amino-acid sequence MGNCCCRQSKPCNSEEETSGLLNNATKTTVTPAESEVGACVQYNSSVKQLSEDNANNKKEGKLEVVVNVQRLQGASPRKPTVEDVTKATKNGPLHSKCSQTKSPSPRPCIDNALQTISIPTVQDRDKGDAATVTSPEKSPSDPALKECAIATEGKVSIEVQSYVPCALEEPSAVVKNDISEAAATQAEKKCLDAPCSPKAQILTENLIVQAADAGADSGAGLVHTVDAPSEEGFHGKEDVPVNDSEVTLKAYEESSVPSKGDENWVQSTSSGNISRPLSPSSGFVTDSVMKVVNSEKMVTTATNTDDTPSDLSHASHMASPAPVATGAKQSSLTDNISALPEETVAKRHSGISLKSYEEKKVTLCEQIGLTEVPSLDDLIGEEEEKVELERKEFCQTKAIAKEGESDELGLNGEMKQGLDGEDKHKVEQGLKVEVKQGLELEVKQGLEVEKKQGLVVEVKQGLEMEEKQGLEMEEKQGLEMEVEEKQGLEVVEKQGLEVEVEKKQGLKVEVEEKQGLEVEKKQGLKVEVEKKQGLKVEVEEKQGLKVEEKQSLKLEVEEKQGLVVEEEMQGMLVKVEEKQGLLVKVEEKQGLLVEVEEKQVMEVEENQGLEVDVEENQGLEVEEKQGLEVEVKQGLEGKQGPSTSAKVEVLSGKQLNACAEQDIASSEEDLYRGEEELSPGVQVKLATQEPLFEITLPKVEDRCSLAAPVDILSYSKREWKGNTAKSILIRKGYAELAQRFESLRRVRGDNFCALRATLFQVLSLSTRLPAWLEDISMLPQELQSRGRLIDHWLFPVECRQGEGPEDAVQQLKRYMELLQTRWQSAVSCSSPEERQRLCERVFQGGEEELGLMEALKVLMLGRALELHASMQQGQDVPIFCWLLFARDSSDCPRSFLSNHLSQVGFSGGLEQVEMFLLGYSLQCTIQAYRLYMADTEEFVTYYPDDHKDDWPGVCLVTEDDRHYNVPVGETVGLQVP is encoded by the exons ATGGGTAACTGTTGCTGCCGACAGTCCAAACCCTGCAATTCTGAGGAAGAAACTAGTGGTTTGTTAAACAATGCTACTAAGACCACAGTGACACCAGCAGAGTCGGAGGTGGGGGCATGTGTCCAGTACAACAGTTCTGTTAAGCAGTTGAG TGAGGACAATGCAAACAACAAGAAGGAAGGAAAGTTGGAGGTGGTAGTGAATGTTCAGAGGCTACAGGGTGCCTCGCCCCGAAAACCCACTGTGGAGGACGTTACGAAGGCTACCAAGAATGGACCTTTACATTCTAAATGTAGCCAGACTAAGTCTCCCTCTCCGCGTCCATGCATTGACAATGCACTCCAAACCATCTCCATCCCCACAGTGCAGGATCGAGACAAAGGTGACGCGGCCACTGTGACCAGCCCTGAGAAAAGTCCATCCGACCCTGCCCTTAAGGAATGTGCTATAGCTACTGAGGGAAAAGTCTCTATCGAGGTCCAGAGTTATGTTCCTTGTGCCCTGGAGGAACCTTCTGCCGTCGTGAAGAACGACATCTCAGAAGCTGCCGCAACTCAGGCTGAGAAGAAATGCCTTGATGCCCCCTGCTCCCCCAAGGCACAGATCCTAACTGAGAACCTCATCGTCCAGGCTGCAGATGCTGGTGCTGATTCAGGAGCAGGACTCGTCCATACTGTAGATGCACCCTCGGAGGAAGGTTTCCATGGCAAGGAGGACGTTCCTGTGAACGACTCTGAGGTTACTCTTAAGGCCTATGAGGAGAGCTCTGTGCCCAGCAAAGGTGATGAGAACTGGGTACAGTCAACCTCCTCTGGAAACATCTCTCGTCCACTCTCACCCTCATCTGGATTTGTCACAGA CTCTGTGATGAAAGTAGTTAACTCAGAGAAGATGGTCACCACGGCGACGAACACAGATGACACCCCGAGTGACTTGAGCCATGCCAGTCACATGGCCTCTCCTGCACCTGTGGCGACAGGAGCCAAGCAGAGCAGCCTGACTGACAACATCTCTGCTCTGCCTGAGGAGACAGTCGCCAAGAGGCACTCAGGCATTAG tctgAAGTCCTATGAGGAAAAGAAAGTGACCCTCTGTGAGCAGATTGGCTTGACCGAGGTGCCATCCCTGGATGACCTCataggggaagaggaggaaaaagtaGAGTTGGAGAGGAAGGAGTTTTGTCAGACAAAGGCCATagcgaaggagggagagagtgatgagCTTGGCCTGAATGGAGAGATGAAGCAGGGCCTGGACGGAGAGGATAAGCATAAGGTGGAGCAGGGGCTGAAGGTGGAGGTAAAGCAGGGCCTGGAATTGGAGGTAAAGCAGGgcctggaggtggagaagaagcAGGGCCTGGTGGTGGAGGTAAAGCAGggcctggagatggaggagaagcagggcctggagatggaggagaagcagggcctggagatggaggtggaggagaagcagggcctggaggtggtggagaagcagggcctggaggtggaggtggagaagaagcagggcctgaaggtggaggtggaggaaaagcagggcctggaggtggagaagaagcagggcctgaaggtggaggtggagaagaagcagggcctgaaggtggaggtggaggaaaagCAGGgcctgaaggtggaggagaagcagagccTGAAGTTGGAGGTGGAAGAGAAGCAGGGACtggtg gtggaagaggagatgcAGGGCATGCTGgtaaaggtggaggagaagcagggcctgctggtgaaggtggaggagaagcagggcctgctggtggaggtggaggagaagcaggttatggaggtggaggagaatcAGGGCCTGGAGGTGGATGTGGAGGAGAATCAGGgcttggaggtggaggagaagcagggcctggaggtggaggtgaagcaGGGACTGGAGGGAAAGCAGGGCCCCAGCACGTCTGCTAAGGTCGAGGTGCTTTCTGGGAAGCAGCTGAATGCCTGTGCTGAACAGGACATCGCTAGCAG TGAGGAAGACCTTTatcgaggggaggaagagctTTCTCCAGGGGTCCAGGTCAAACTAGCAACTCAGGAGCCTCTGTTTGAAATAACAT TGCCTAAAGTGGAGGACAGGTGCAGCCTGGCTGCCCCTGTGGACATCCTGTCCTATAgcaagagagagtggaagggaaaCACAGCCAAGAGTATTCTCATTCGAAAG GGTTATGCTGAGCTGGCTCAGAGGTTTGAGAGcctgaggagggtgagaggagataACTTCTGTGCCCTGAGAGCCACGCTCTTCCAAGTGCTCTCCCTCAGCACCCGACTACCTGCCTGGCTGGAAGACATCTCCATG TTGCCTCAGGAGCTGCAGTCTCGGGGCCGTCTGATTGACCATTGGCTGTTTCCTGTAGAATGCAGGCAaggggaggggccagaggaTGCAGTGCAGCAGCTAAAACGCTACATGGAACTCCTTCAGACCAGG TGGCAGTCAGCAGTGAGCTGCTCCAGCCCGGAGGAGCGCCAGCGTCTGTGTGAACGCGTGttccagggaggggaggaggagctgggcctGATGGAGGCCCTGAAGGTCCTGATGCTGGGCAGGGCCCTGGAGCTCCATGCCAGCATGCAGCAGGGACAAGATGTTCCAATCTTCTGCTGGCTGCTGTTCGCACGCGACTCTTCAGACTGCCCTCGGAGCTTCCTCTCCAACCACCTCAGCCAGGTGGGCTTCAGCGGGGGCCTGGAGCAG GTGGAGATGTTTCTGCTAGGCTACTCTCTACAGTGTACCATACAAGCCTACAGACTGTACATGGCTGACACAGAGGAGTTTGTCACCTATTACCCCGACGACCATAAAGACGACTGGCCAGGAGTGTGCCTGGTCACCGAGGATGACCGTCACTACAACGTCCCTGTGGGAGAAACAGTAGGACTACAGGTCCCATAA